The DNA region TGTTGATCCATACTCAAATAGTAAAAGCTGCTCTGAATTGGTAACTTTTGCTTACCGAAAAACTTATTTTGAGTATCCTAAAATTAAAAAATATATTGCGACTGCTCGAGCAGGAAATGTAATTGGTGGCGGGGATTTTGCTAAAGATCGTATTGTACCAGATTGTATAAAAGCACTTTTTACAAATAAAAAAGTGATTATCAGAAATCCTAATGCTATTCGGCCGTGGCAACATGTTTTAGATCCTCTTTATGGCTATCTGTTGCTTGCGGAAAAATTATATAAAGAAGGCGATAAATTTTCAGGAGCTTGGAATTTTGGCCCTGAGGAAAAAGATGCCAAAACGGTTGAATTTCTTACCAAAACTATATGTAAAAAATTAGGAAAAGAAAATTTTTATGAGTATGATAACAAAAAAAATCCACCTGAATCAATATTATTAAAGCTCGACATATCTAAGGCAAAGCATTATTTAAAATGGCAACCAGTTTGGGATTTTAATGTAGCTCTAGAAAAAACACTGGAATGGTATATAGCGTTTTATAAAAAAGAAGAAATGTATTCCTTTACCCTCAAGCAAATCAATGAATTTGAAAAAGATTTAATGGAGGTAGGTTATGACGATAAGTAATGAAGAAAATAAATTAAAAGAAGAAATATTTCATCTGGTTAGAAGGTATTATCAAATAAAACATCGCATAAAAAGTTTTGAGCCTGGAGATTATATTCCATTTGCCGGAAGAGTTTTTGATGAAAATGAAATTATTAATGCTGTTGATGCTGCGTTAGAATTTTGGTTAACTGCCGGTAAATATTCCCAGCTATTTGAAGAAAAGTTATCAAAGTTTTTGGGAGTGAAGTATGTTTCGCTTACAAACTCTGGTTCGTCTGCAAATTTGCTTGCATTTATGGCTTTAACTTCTCCCAAATTGGGGGAAAGAAGAATTAAACCAGGAGATGAGGTTATTACGGTTGCCGCAAGTTTTCCCACAACCGTAAATCCGATTATTCAATATGGGGCGGTTCCTGTATTTGTTGATATTTCAATTCCTACTTATAATATTGATGTGGAGCAAATGAAAAAAGCACTTTCTAAAAAAACTAAAGCTGTAATGGTAGCCCATACTTTAGGAAATCCTTTCGATTTAAAGGAAGTAAAACAATTTTGTGATGATAATGGTTTATGGTTAATTGAAGATAATTGTGATGCTCTTGGCTCCAAATATTTCCTGGATGGTGAATGGAAATATACCGGAACTATTGGTGATTTAGGTACATTGAGCTTTTATCCTGCTCATCATATTACTACTGGAGAAGGTGGTGCGGTTATTACTAATAATATTACATTGAAAAGAATTGTTGACTCGTTCAGGGATTGGGGTAGAGATTGCTGGTGTGCACCGGGAAAGGATAATTCCTGTGGAAAACGTTTTAGTCAGCAACACGGAGATTTACCCTTTGGGTATGACCATAAATATGTTTATTCTCACCTCGGCTATAACTTAAAAATGACTGATTTACAAGCTGCAATTGGTGTGGCTCAAATGGATAAACTTGATTATTTTATTCAAAAGAGGAAAGAAAATTGGAAGTTATTAAAGGAAGGTCTGAATGATTTAGAAGAATATTTTGTTTTACCAGAACCAACAGAAAATTCCGATCCAAGCTGGTTTGGGTTTATGATTACAATTAGAGATAAGAAAAAATTAACGCGAAAATATTTAGTTGAAAAGTTAGAAAATTGTGGTATACAAACCCGTATGTTATTTGGAGGAAATTTGTTACGGCAACCTTGTTTTATAGAATTAAAAGTAGAAAAAGAGTATAAAGTGGTTGGAGACTTAGTAAATACTAACTATGTAATGAATAATTCTTTTTGGATAGGAGTTTATCCAGGGATTACGGAAGAAATGATTAAATATATTGTTCAGCAAATCAAAAAAATAATTTAAGTAGCTATAGATATATAGATGTTGTAAAAATTGCTCTAAAGGTCAATTATAACTAGGGAGGTAAAAAAATGATAAAGGTTTCCGATTTTGTAATTAAAAAATTATATGAACATGGAATAGAAAATGTTTTTTTAATTTCAGGCGGCGGGGCAATGCATTTAGTTGATTCTGTTGGGAAAAACAAAAAAATTAAATATATTTGCTGTCATCATGAGCAAGCGTGTGCAATGGCTGCAGAAGGCTATTTTCGAGCTTCGGGGAAAATGGCTGCTGTTATTGTTACAACGGGGCCAGGCGGGACAAATACTATTACGGGTTTAATTGGTGAGTGGTTGGATTCGATACCGGTTCTCTACATTTCTGGTCAAGTAAAAACTGAAACTACAATTAAAAAATATAGTGGAATTGGGTTAAGACAACTTGGGGATCAGGAAATAAATATAATTGATATAGTAAAACCTGTTACTAAGTATGCTGTGATGATAGAAAAACCTGAAGAAATAAAATATCACTTAGATAAAGCAATATTCATTGCGAAAGAAGGAAGGCCTGGACCTGTATGGATTGATATTCCTTTAGATATACAAGGAAGTTATTTAAATGAAGAAAAATTAATTAATTATGAGCCGCCAAAAGTAAATATTAATATAAGTGAAATAAATTCGAAAGTGGAAAGAATAATTAACGAATTATTGCAGGCAAAAAAACCGGTTATTATTGGTGGTCATGGCGTTCGTTTAGCAAATGCACAACAAGAGTATTTAGATTTGATAAAAATATTAAAAGCACCTGTTTTATCTACTTTTAATGGTTTTGACCTTGTACCATCAAATCATCCATTTTATGTTGGACAAATTGGGACTATTGGTTCCAGGGCAGGAAATATAGCATTACAAAACGCTGACTTTGCTCTCTTTATTGGTACACGTAATAATATACGTCAAGTTGGTTTTAATTGGAAAGATTTTGCAAGGAGAGCGAAAAAAATTGTGATTGATATAGATGAGGCAGAACTAAAAAAACCAACAATTGTTCCTGATATTGCTTTATTATCTGATGCAAAAGTATTTTTGCAAATTATTTTAGAAAAAATAAAAAATTATAATATTCCTGATTGGAGCAAATGGCTAGCATGGTGTCTTGAAAAGAAAAATAAATATCCAAATGTTTTAGAGGAATATAAAAATATTAAAAAATTTATTCACCCATATTATTTTATAAACACATTAAGTAAAGTATTAAAAAATGATGAAATAGTAGTAACGGGGAATGGAACTGCTTGTGTCGTATATTTTCAAGCTGCGGAAGTAAAAAATGGGCAGAGAATATTCTGGAATTCTGGCTGTGCTTCAATGGGTTATGATTTACCTGCGGCGATAGGTGCTGCGATTGCAAATCCGAGAAAAAGAATTATCTGTTTAGCTGGTGATGGAAGTATACAAATGAATATTCAGGAGCTTGAAACAATACGGTATTATAATCTTCCAATAAAAATATTTGTCCTTAATAATAATGGTTACCATTCTATAAGACAAACTCAAGATAATTATTTTAATGGTCATTATGTAGCCTGTGACCCTAAAACAGGAGTAGGATTGCCCGACATAAGAAAAATTGGAAGGGCGTATGGCTTAAAAACACATCTACTTTCAAACCACAGGGGTTTGAAAGAAAAGTTAACAAAAATACTTAACGAAAAAGGAGGTAGTTTGACTGAAGTTAAATTGACAGACAATTATATATTTGCTCCAAAACAATCTTCAGTTAAGTTAGAGGATGGACGTATCATTTCAAAACCACTTGAAGATATGTATCCTTTTTTAGATCTTGATGAAATGAAAAAAAATATTTTTAATTTAGATTAAAATAAAAAGTACTATGTTTTAAATTTTTTCAGAAAGAGGGGTAAATAATGAATAGTTTGGAGAAAAGAATGGTTGATGTTTTAAAGGATTTAAAAGAAAATCATTATGTAGTTGGTGTAAAAGCTGAATTTGAAGCTGAAGGGACAAGACTTGAAGAAGCTTTAAGATTAAAAGAAGTAGTAACGAAAGCTGGTTTGGAATTAACTATTAAAATTGGTGGATGTGAAGCTTTAAGGGATTTATATGAAGCTCGAGTAATAGGAGTGAATAGAATAGTTGCTCCTATGATCGAATCGGCCTATGCCTTAAGTAAATTTTTAAAAGCTGTTGAGTTAGCATTTCCGCAAGATGAAATAAATGATGTTTCATTTTTAGTAAATATTGAAACGATAGATGGTTATAGAAGATTTAATGAAATGTTACAATTGCCTAATATCCATAAATTAAGTGGAATTGTTCTGGGGAGAGTTGATATGACAGGTTCGTTAGGTTTATCACGTGAGGATGTTAATTCGGAAAAAATTCTAAATATTGCTCAAGAGCTTTTTACCATGGCAAAAAGTAAAGGCTTAGAATGTGTAATAGGGGGTGGAGTTTCAAAAGAGACTATTGATTTTATTAAGAAATTACCTGCAGGGCTTGTTGACCGTTATGAAACACGAAAGGTAATTTTTCAGTGTCCTGGAGCTTTAAATGAAAATGCTGATAAAGGAATTTTAAAAGCTGTAGGCTTCGAATTGATGTGGCTAAAAAATAAACGTGATTATTATGGTTTAATTTATCAAGAAGATGAAGATAGGATTAAAATGTTACAAGCTCGTTATGAAAAATTAATTATTGAAGCTGGAGGGTATTACGAATAAGGAGAGAGCTTGCAATGAAAATATTCAT from Carboxydothermus pertinax includes:
- the rfbG gene encoding CDP-glucose 4,6-dehydratase; its protein translation is MIDKNFWRGKKVFITGHTGFKGSWLTIWLLKLGAEVTGYALKPPTDPAMFEICNLGTRCNSILGDIRDYRFLNETIKEIEPEIIFHLAAQPIVREAYYNPLETYEVNVMGTANLLEAVRNNPSIKVLVNVTTDKVYENKEWPWGYRETDTICGVDPYSNSKSCSELVTFAYRKTYFEYPKIKKYIATARAGNVIGGGDFAKDRIVPDCIKALFTNKKVIIRNPNAIRPWQHVLDPLYGYLLLAEKLYKEGDKFSGAWNFGPEEKDAKTVEFLTKTICKKLGKENFYEYDNKKNPPESILLKLDISKAKHYLKWQPVWDFNVALEKTLEWYIAFYKKEEMYSFTLKQINEFEKDLMEVGYDDK
- the rfbH gene encoding lipopolysaccharide biosynthesis protein RfbH, whose protein sequence is MTISNEENKLKEEIFHLVRRYYQIKHRIKSFEPGDYIPFAGRVFDENEIINAVDAALEFWLTAGKYSQLFEEKLSKFLGVKYVSLTNSGSSANLLAFMALTSPKLGERRIKPGDEVITVAASFPTTVNPIIQYGAVPVFVDISIPTYNIDVEQMKKALSKKTKAVMVAHTLGNPFDLKEVKQFCDDNGLWLIEDNCDALGSKYFLDGEWKYTGTIGDLGTLSFYPAHHITTGEGGAVITNNITLKRIVDSFRDWGRDCWCAPGKDNSCGKRFSQQHGDLPFGYDHKYVYSHLGYNLKMTDLQAAIGVAQMDKLDYFIQKRKENWKLLKEGLNDLEEYFVLPEPTENSDPSWFGFMITIRDKKKLTRKYLVEKLENCGIQTRMLFGGNLLRQPCFIELKVEKEYKVVGDLVNTNYVMNNSFWIGVYPGITEEMIKYIVQQIKKII
- a CDS encoding thiamine pyrophosphate-binding protein — its product is MIKVSDFVIKKLYEHGIENVFLISGGGAMHLVDSVGKNKKIKYICCHHEQACAMAAEGYFRASGKMAAVIVTTGPGGTNTITGLIGEWLDSIPVLYISGQVKTETTIKKYSGIGLRQLGDQEINIIDIVKPVTKYAVMIEKPEEIKYHLDKAIFIAKEGRPGPVWIDIPLDIQGSYLNEEKLINYEPPKVNINISEINSKVERIINELLQAKKPVIIGGHGVRLANAQQEYLDLIKILKAPVLSTFNGFDLVPSNHPFYVGQIGTIGSRAGNIALQNADFALFIGTRNNIRQVGFNWKDFARRAKKIVIDIDEAELKKPTIVPDIALLSDAKVFLQIILEKIKNYNIPDWSKWLAWCLEKKNKYPNVLEEYKNIKKFIHPYYFINTLSKVLKNDEIVVTGNGTACVVYFQAAEVKNGQRIFWNSGCASMGYDLPAAIGAAIANPRKRIICLAGDGSIQMNIQELETIRYYNLPIKIFVLNNNGYHSIRQTQDNYFNGHYVACDPKTGVGLPDIRKIGRAYGLKTHLLSNHRGLKEKLTKILNEKGGSLTEVKLTDNYIFAPKQSSVKLEDGRIISKPLEDMYPFLDLDEMKKNIFNLD
- a CDS encoding aldolase/citrate lyase family protein, whose protein sequence is MNSLEKRMVDVLKDLKENHYVVGVKAEFEAEGTRLEEALRLKEVVTKAGLELTIKIGGCEALRDLYEARVIGVNRIVAPMIESAYALSKFLKAVELAFPQDEINDVSFLVNIETIDGYRRFNEMLQLPNIHKLSGIVLGRVDMTGSLGLSREDVNSEKILNIAQELFTMAKSKGLECVIGGGVSKETIDFIKKLPAGLVDRYETRKVIFQCPGALNENADKGILKAVGFELMWLKNKRDYYGLIYQEDEDRIKMLQARYEKLIIEAGGYYE